One region of Vigna angularis cultivar LongXiaoDou No.4 chromosome 10, ASM1680809v1, whole genome shotgun sequence genomic DNA includes:
- the LOC108334978 gene encoding disease resistance protein SUMM2-like, protein MDCLVGFASSVSRDLVCGALNQLRYLRSFNNFFKKLEQGEDDLIVTKHDVQKSVEDAKRKTKETTGVVDKWLQNAMSDIGKVNQLLEEARTNKMCCFGYCPNWIWRYHTGKKLANKVFDLEKFIDEGKNYVSFDRNATLPSDTLDILSEKCMNFESRQSAFEQLLDAVKNNDVSMIGLYGMGGCGKTTLAMEIRKFVEEEHLFEKVLFVPVSSTVEVGRIQEKIASSLQVEFPETEEMQRAQRLCSILTQEKNVFIILDDVWEKLDFGRIGIPSSEHLKGCKILITTRSEAVCTLMDCQRKIYLPILTDEEAWTLFQNKALISDATSDTLKEIGRLISDECKGLPVAIVAAACSLKGKAETEWRVALNKLRHSEPINIRRGLTDPYKCLQLSYDNLDTKEAKSLFLLCSVFPKDFEIQIETLTRCAIGLGVVGEVDSYEEARSEVSAAKFKLVSCCLLLDADHERVKMHYIVRNVAHIIAKYENKMIKCEVEKDVIVEQNSVRYLFCVKFPNDLDCSNLEFLYLQTKMKEFDGIFKRMGMLKVLILQNDEDEKTRLSTISFKTLTNLRCLFIENYELSDFSFFSGLKKLQSLSLCNCLLPSFPELQTDVAITLKLLDLNGCNIKVKNFEVIKRIPFLEELYIIDGEWDANSEDNIEFFKTFSFPETLQRYGIVLGSHKFDHFNYGDIYIHGRTLLLNHFDVSNEVIKGLAKKAKDLFVRNIHGGAKNISPDIFQIEGGGLDELNKLEIHDSEELECLIDTCSHSSDVVTLFSELHTLGIENMRNLRVIWHCFLPANGPFENLKKFDLSDCPRLTFLFTYVLARNFVKLKILKISRCDKLKYILADEFTTGHPVQIFQILQDVQIYSCRELKHIFPANIVGGLTQLKVVEIEECDKLDQIIGDIVPSTDRDKLIEKGTLSSLTSLKIKRCGKLGSIFTASIAKNLTSLEELFIKDCKSLKDIVTHERVNKNQEESIVEDEHDCQSDISIFQSLKKLHISECELLEGIFHDITNKEAADLKDFSSRNNTQIKLPALLVLELQEVNVYYCRELKHIFPANIVGCLGQLKVLKIERCDMLDQIIGDIVSLAEQDRKEELDEIVEEGTLSSLASLEIKHCGKLGSIFTASIAKTLTSLEELFIEDCKSLKDIVTHESIVGDEHDISIFQSLKKLHISECELLEEAADLKDFSSRNNTQIELPALQVLELLHIRNRTVVGSYDVICPSLRKLSLDIGRYVGFSNINCSSDASEATKRDSIAIKV, encoded by the exons ATGGACTGCCTTGTGGGTTTTGCATCTTCTGTTTCAAGAGATTTAGTGTGTGGTGCATTAAATCAATTGCGTTATCTTCGCTCctttaacaattttttcaaaaagcTTGAGCAAGGAGAGGACGATTTGATTGTAACAAAACATGATGTCCAAAAATCCGTTGAAGATGCAAAGAGGAAAACTAAAGAGACTACTGGAGTTGTTGACAAGTGGCTGCAAAATGCTATGAGTGACATAGGTAAAGTGAATCAGTTGCTAGAAGAGGCAAGAACAAACAAAATGTGTTGCTTTGGGTATTGTCCAAATTGGATTTGGCGATACCATACAGGAAAAAAGCTAGCAAATAAAGTTTTTGACCTTGAAAAGTTCATTGATGAGGGTAAAAACTATGTGTCATTTGACCGCAACGCTACGCTACCTTCAGACACCCTTGACATTCTTTCAGAAAAATGCATGAATTTTGAGAGTAGACAATCTGCTTTTGAGCAACTACTGGATGCAGTGAAAAATAATGATGTTTCCATGATTGGGTTGTATGGAATGGGAGGTTGTGGTAAAACCACATTAGCAATGGAAATTAGGAAGTTCGTAGAAGAAGAGCatctttttgaaaaagttcTTTTTGTGCCTGTTTCTAGTACAGTGGAAGTTGGGAGGATTCAAGAGAAAATAGCAAGTTCACTGCAAGTTGAATTTCCAGAAACCGAAGAAATGCAGAGAGCCCAAAGATTGTGCTCAATATTAactcaagagaaaaatgtttttataattctAGATGATGTGTGGGAGAAGCTTGACTTTGGCCGTATTGGAATTCCTTCTTCTGAACACCTTAAAGGCTGCAAGATTCTCATTACCACTAGATCAGAAGCTGTTTGTACTTTAATGGATTGTCAAAGAAAGATTTACTTGCCAATTTTAACCGATGAAGAAGCATGGACTCTTTTCCAAAATAAAGCACTTATATCAGATGCCACCTCTGATACCTTAAAGGAAATAGGAAGATTAATTTCCGATGAATGTAAAGGATTGCCGGTTGCCATTGTAGCTGCTGCTTGTAGTTTGAAGGGAAAAGCTGAGACGGAATGGAGGGTTGCATTGAATAAATTGAGACATTCCGAGCCAATAAATATTAGAAGAGGTTTGACTGATCCCTACAAGTGCCTGCAGTTGAGCTATGATAATTTAGATACTAAAGAAGCTAAATCACTTTTCCTGTTGTGCTCTGTGTTTCctaaagattttgaaattcaaattgaaACTTTAACAAGATGTGCAATAGGATTAGGTGTAGTTGGAGAAGTTGACTCATATGAAGAGGCAAGGAGTGAAGTGAGTGCAGCTAAATTTAAGCTTGTTAGTTGTTGTTTATTGTTGGATGCAGATCATGAACGTGTCAAAATGCATTATATAGTTCGCAATGTAGCCCACATAATAGCAAAATATGAGAATAAGATGATCAAGTGTGAAGTGGAAAAGGATGTTATAGTGGAACAAAATTCAGTAAGATATCTATTTTGTGTGAAATTTCCAAATGATTTGGATTGCTCCAATCTTGAGTTTTTATACTTACAGACAAAGATGAAAGAATTTGATGGGATTTTCAAAAGAATGGGAATGCTCAAAGTTTTGATTCTTCAAAACGATGAGGATGAAAAAACACGATTGTCAACAATATCTTTCAAAACATTAACAAATCTTCGTTGTCTATTCATTGAGAATTATGAATTGAGCGACTTCTCATTTTTTAGCGGTCTGAAGAAACTTCAAAGTCTCTCGTTATGTAATTGTTTACTGCCTTCATTTCCTGAATTACAAACCGATGTTGCGATTACACTAAAATTGTTAGACTTGAATGGATGTAACATTAAAGTGAAGAATTTTGAAGTGATTAAAAGAATCCCGTTTTTGGAAGAGTTGTACATTATTGATGGAGAATGGGATGCTAACAGTGAGGACAATATTGAATTCTTTAAGACGTTTAGCTTTCCCGAAACACTTCAAAGGTATGGAATTGTGTTAGGGTCCCATAAATTTGACCATTTTAATTATGGAGATATTTACATTCATGGAAGAACTTTATTACTTAACCATTTTGACGTATCAAATGAGGTAATAAAGGGTTTGGCAAAAAAAGCAAAGGATCTATTTGTACGAAATATTCATGGAGGCGCAAAAAATATCAGCCctgatatatttcaaattgaagGAGGAGGTTTGGATGAGTTGAATAAGTTGGAGATACATGATTCTGAAGAGTTAGAATGTTTGATTGACACTTGTAGTCACTCGAGTGATGTGGTAACTCTCTTCTCCGAGTTGCATACGCTTGGAATTGAGAACATGAGAAATCTAAGAGTTATATGGCATTGTTTTCTTCCTGCCAATGGACCTTTTGAGAACTTAAAGAAGTTTGATTTAAGTGATTGTCCACGGTTGACATTTCTCTTCACATATGTGCTTGCTCGAAactttgtaaaattgaaaatattaaaaatatcaagatGTGATAAACTGAAGTATATATTAGCAGATGAATTCACCACAGGGCATCCTGTACAAATTTTCCAAATTCTGCAGGATGTACAGATATATAGCTGTCgagaattaaaacatatattccCAGCCAACATTGTTGGAGGCTTAACTCAATTGAAAGTTGTTGAGATAGAAGAATGTGACAAGCTAGATCAAATAATTGGAGATATTGTTCCATCAACAGACCGTGATAAACTAATAGAGAAAG GAACTCTATCCAGCCTTACAAGTCTTAAGATAAAACGTTGTGGGAAGTTAGGCTCAATTTTTACAGCATCTATAGCTAAGAACTTGACTTCTTTGGAAGAATTGTTCATAAAAGACTGCAAAAGTTTGAAGGATATAGTAACTCACGAAAGGGTCAACAAAAATCAGGAGGAAAGCATTGTTGAGGATGAACATGATTGTCAGAGTGATATTTCAATCTTCCAAAGTTTGAAAAAGCTACATATCAGTGAATGTGAGTTATTGGAGGGTATATTCCATgatataacaaataaagaggCTGCTGATTTGAAAGACTTCTCTAGTCGAAATAATACTCAAATTAAGCTTCCTGCTTTACTAGTACTTGAACTTCAGGAAGTAAATGTATATTACTGTCgagaattaaaacatatattccCAGCCAACATTGTTGGATGCTTAGGTCAATTGAAAGTGCTCAAGATAGAAAGATGCGACATGCTAGATCAAATAATTGGGGATATTGTTTCATTAGCAGAGCAGGATAGAAAAGAAGAACTTGATGAAATCGTTGAGGAAG GAACTCTGTCCAGCCTTGCAAGCCTTGAGATAAAACATTGTGGGAAGTTAGGCTCAATTTTTACAGCATCTATAGCTAAGACCTTGACTTCCTTGGAAGAACTGTTCATAGAAGACTGCAAAAGTTTGAAGGATATAGTAACTCACGAAAGCATTGTTGGGGATGAGCATGATATTTCAATCTTCCAAAGTTTGAAAAAGCTTCATATCAGTGAATGTGAGTTATTGGAGG AAGCTGCTGATTTGAAAGACTTCTCTAGTCGAAATAATACTCAAATTGAGCTTCCTGCTTTACAAGTACTTGAACTTCTTCATATTCGAAACAGAACCGTTGTTGGTAGTTATGATGTGATATGTCCATCTTTAAGAAAACTATCATTGGATATTGGGAGATATGTTGGGTTTTCCAACATAAATTGTTCAAGCGATGCTTCAGAAGCTACAAAAAGGGATTCTATTGCAATCAAGGTATGA